Proteins encoded by one window of Atribacterota bacterium:
- a CDS encoding 4-oxalocrotonate tautomerase has product MPILQVEILKGRTVEQKREMVKKVTEAVTETLDCPKEAVSIIIREMEFENFAKAGVLRCDNK; this is encoded by the coding sequence ATGCCAATTTTACAGGTAGAGATATTGAAGGGAAGAACTGTAGAGCAGAAAAGAGAAATGGTTAAAAAGGTCACCGAGGCAGTCACTGAAACTCTGGATTGCCCTAAGGAAGCAGTAAGTATTATTATCAGAGAAATGGAATTTGAAAACTTTGCCAAAGCAGGGGTATTGAGGTGTGATAATAAATAA
- a CDS encoding alpha/beta hydrolase codes for MNIRLFLKNNIVFMILLLILCSSILSINTFAKTYTVEELRFENSHFIKVDDVEMHYRIWKPEDKVPIGNILLIHGLGGSTFSWRKVAKEIANLGYLVVAIDLPGFGLSQRKPAAKQSNNDRANLIWKLIADLNIPGNWHLVGHSMGGGVVAAMVLQNPFKAVSLTLVAGSFEHNSSLISKILSRSRILRNITGKIFARFALSRKRIKSFLTSAYGKEPTLEEIDGYYLPLKIKNTYLTFANLLKNYSSDKELFGNLNTINLPTLCIWGRDDSWVPLSQGEAVSKIISNARFVVIERAYHCPMETHPELFNEYFTNFLPGI; via the coding sequence ATGAACATCAGGCTGTTTTTAAAGAATAACATCGTATTTATGATATTGTTGCTTATATTGTGCTCTTCCATACTGTCAATAAACACTTTTGCAAAAACCTATACTGTTGAAGAGCTTCGTTTTGAAAATAGTCATTTTATAAAAGTAGATGATGTTGAGATGCATTATCGGATTTGGAAACCTGAAGATAAAGTCCCAATTGGGAATATTCTGCTAATCCATGGATTAGGCGGTTCCACTTTCAGCTGGCGCAAAGTAGCAAAGGAAATAGCCAATCTTGGTTATCTGGTTGTAGCGATAGATCTACCTGGTTTTGGTTTAAGTCAACGGAAACCGGCAGCTAAGCAGAGTAATAATGATAGAGCAAATCTTATCTGGAAATTAATTGCTGATTTGAATATTCCGGGAAACTGGCATTTGGTTGGCCATTCAATGGGTGGTGGAGTTGTGGCTGCAATGGTATTGCAAAATCCATTTAAAGCAGTTAGTTTAACACTGGTAGCCGGTTCATTTGAACATAATAGTAGTCTTATTAGTAAAATACTCTCCCGTTCCAGAATTCTTAGAAATATTACAGGTAAAATATTTGCCAGATTTGCCTTAAGCCGAAAGAGAATTAAATCTTTTCTGACTTCAGCATATGGAAAGGAACCCACACTTGAGGAAATAGACGGATACTACCTGCCCCTGAAAATAAAGAATACATATTTAACATTTGCAAATCTCTTAAAAAATTACTCCTCAGATAAAGAATTATTCGGTAATTTGAATACAATAAATCTTCCCACTTTATGTATTTGGGGAAGGGATGACAGCTGGGTTCCGCTCAGTCAGGGTGAGGCAGTTTCAAAGATAATTTCTAATGCAAGGTTTGTTGTTATTGAACGTGCGTATCATTGTCCTATGGAGACTCATCCGGAGCTATTTAATGAATATTTCACTAATTTTCTACCTGGCATTTAG